A genomic window from Henningerozyma blattae CBS 6284 chromosome 3, complete genome includes:
- the PRP46 gene encoding mRNA splicing protein PRP46 (similar to Saccharomyces cerevisiae PRP46 (YPL151C); ancestral locus Anc_8.672), protein MNYDNPGIEDLYVNTRWHNQFRYMDTLPDHLQEKINKSLRLKSAIYPALQQEYRQISSALVTTKSNENNNVETITQFQNQGSVLKRYQTLVSQKPDWHAPWKLMRVIKGHNGWVRCVQIDPVDNEWFATGSNDTTIKIWDLASGKLKITLSGHAMTVRDIAISNRHPYLFSASEDKLAKCWDLEKNTAIRDYHGHLSGVHTVDIHPTLDLIATAGRDSVVKLWDIRSRVPVVTLIGHKSPINKVHCLPVNPQVISSSVDATIRLWDIVAGKASKVLTHHKRSIRDIAFHPSEFSMATACTDDIRSWKLPEGSLLTNFEASKVGIINCLSINQDNVLFAGGDNGALSFYDYKSGHKYQSLETQALPESPDAERSILASTFDQTGLRLITCESDKTIKMWKQDTNSTVETAPGLPWNPTLQSQRF, encoded by the coding sequence ATGAATTATGATAACCCTGGCATTGAAGACCTGTACGTAAATACCCGCTGGCATAATCAGTTCAGATATATGGATACATTGCCTGATCACCtccaagaaaaaattaataaaagtttGCGCCTAAAATCTGCAATTTATCCTGCATTGCAACAAGAATACAGACAAATATCATCTGCACTCGTTACTACCAAGtccaatgaaaataataatgtgGAGACCATTACACAATTTCAAAACCAGGGATCTGTTTTAAAACGATACCAAACATTAGTATCACAAAAACCTGACTGGCATGCGCCTTGGAAATTAATGAGAGTGATAAAAGGACATAATGGTTGGGTACGCTGTGTACAAATTGACCCAGTAGACAACGAGTGGTTTGCTACAGGTAGTAATGACACAACCATTAAAATTTGGGATTTAGCTTCAggtaaattaaaaataacattGTCTGGCCATGCAATGACTGTTCGAGATATTGCAATTTCTAATAGACATCcctatttattttctgcAAGCGAAGATAAATTGGCTAAATGTTGGGATTTAGAGAAAAACACTGCTATTCGAGATTATCATGGCCATTTATCTGGTGTTCATACTGTAGATATTCATCCAACTTTAGACTTAATAGCTACAGCGGGTAGAGATTCTGTTGTTAAATTATGGGATATTAGAAGCAGAGTCCCTGTGGTCACATTGATTGGGCACAAGAGCCCTATAAATAAGGTACATTGTTTACCAGTTAATCCACAGGTTATAAGCTCATCAGTTGATGCAACTATTAGATTATGGGATATTGTTGCTGGTAAAGCGTCTAAGGTTTTGACACACCATAAAAGAAGTATTAGAGATATTGCATTTCACCCCTCTGAATTTTCAATGGCCACAGCATGCACTGATGATATACGTTCATGGAAGTTACCGGAGGGCTCATTACTAACTAATTTTGAAGCTAGCAAGGTCggtattattaattgtttgAGTATAAACCAGGACAATGTTTTATTTGCTGGTGGTGATAATGGTGCCCTTTCCTTTTATGATTATAAATCAGGACATAAATACCAATCTCTAGAAACACAAGCGTTACCAGAATCCCCTGATGCTGAACGTAGTATACTAGCAAGTACGTTTGATCAAACTGGCTTACGTTTAATAACTTGCGAGTCAGATAAAACTATTAAGATGTGGAAACAAGATACGAACTCAACTGTTGAAACTGCCCCAGGGTTACCATGGAACCCGACCCTTCAGTCTCAGAGATTTTAA
- the ESA1 gene encoding NuA4 histone acetyltransferase complex catalytic subunit ESA1 (similar to Saccharomyces cerevisiae ESA1 (YOR244W); ancestral locus Anc_8.673), with product MAPEEEKKPGIPRKIERVDELIVKCQCWVKKNDEQRLAEILSINSRRSPPKFYVHYSDFNKRLDEWVTTDRIILEKEVIYPRPPSPEDEKIPNRKKKQKIKQSQSTLDLVESATLKSTNASRPNTPAPGTPGTPGELDLDNLDVQGLKGELISQEDEIKKLRTSGSMTQNPHEVARVRNLNKIIMGKYEIEPWYFSPYPIELTDLDIIYIDAFTLQYFGSKKQYERYRKKCTLRHPPGNEIYSDDYVSFFEIDGKKQRTWCRNLCLLSKLFLDHKTLYYDVDPFLFYCMTRKDEMGHHLVGYFSKEKESADNYNVACILTLPQYQRMGYGRLLIEFSYELSKKENKVGSPEKPLSDLGLLSYRAYWTDSLIKLLVEHGSEVTIDEISSMTSMTTTDILHTAKTLNILRYYKGQHIIYLNDEIIERYEQLKAKKRRGIDAEKLIWRPPVFTASQLRFAW from the coding sequence ATGGCACCAGAGGAAGAGAAAAAACCTGGGATTCCACGTAAGATAGAAAGAGTTGATGAACTTATTGTAAAATGTCAATGCTGggtaaagaaaaatgacGAACAACGTTTGGCAGAAATTCTTTCTATCAATTCTAGACGATCTCCACCCAAATTTTATGTCCATTATAGTGATTTTAATAAGCGTTTAGATGAATGGGTTACGACAGATCGTattattttagaaaaagagGTGATATATCCTAGACCACCATCAcctgaagatgaaaaaatacCCAATCGCAAAAAGAAGCAAAAGATTAAACAGAGCCAGTCAACTTTAGATCTTGTGGAATCTGCTACCTTGAAATCAACCAATGCCTCCAGACCAAATACCCCTGCACCTGGTACTCCAGGTACACCCGGCGAATTAGATCTTGATAACTTGGATGTCCAGGGTTTAAAAGGTGAATTAATATCACAGGAAGatgaaatcaaaaaattaagaacATCAGGATCAATGACTCAAAATCCACATGAAGTTGCAAGAGTTcgaaatttaaataaaatcattatgGGTAAGTATGAAATTGAACCGTGGTATTTTTCTCCATATCCTATTGAGCTAACTGATCTAGATATCATATATATTGACGCATTTAcattacaatattttggctcaaaaaaacaatatgaACGCTACAGAAAGAAATGTACACTCCGACACCCCCCTGGAAATGAGATTTATAGTGATGACTATGTATCATTTTTCGAAATTGATGGGAAAAAACAACGAACATGGTGTAGGAATTTATGTTTATTATCTAAACTATTTTTAGACCATAAAACATTGTATTATGATGTCGATCCATTCTTATTCTATTGTATGACAAGAAAGGATGAAATGGGACATCATTTGGTAGGCTATTTTtccaaagaaaaagaatcTGCTGATAATTATAATGTTGCATGTATTTTAACATTACCACAATATCAACGAATGGGGTATGGtagattattaattgaattttcatacgaattatctaaaaaagaaaacaaggTTGGTTCACCTGAAAAACCATTATCTGATTTAGGTTTATTATCATACAGAGCCTATTGGACAGATTCTCTAATTAAACTACTTGTAGAGCATGGTAGTGAGGTCActattgatgaaattagTTCAATGACTTCTATGACAACAACAGATATACTGCATACAGCAAAgactttaaatattttaaggTATTACAAAGGTCAACATATcatatatttgaatgatGAGATTATTGAAAGGTATGAACAATTGAAGGCCAAGAAGAGAAGAGGTATTGACGctgaaaaattgatatgGAGACCACCAGTATTTACTGCATCACAATTAAGATTTGCATGGTAA
- the RRD2 gene encoding peptidylprolyl isomerase RRD2 (similar to Saccharomyces cerevisiae RRD2 (YPL152W); ancestral locus Anc_8.674) yields the protein MPEKRLLSSQDLTIWINSKTKQDLVDFIETLANSIVDYQNSQLSLPLSDSINNAFSLLQDIRDIIERYPVESDIESTKSRFGKVEFKSFYDDINQNSEKLIKSHFNGLDPNQIQELSIYLVESWGNRQRIDYGSGHELNFICFLYGLTKYNIFNLLEDSTNLVLKIFMEYINIMRIIETKYWLEPAGSHGVWGLDDYHFLPFLFGAFQLSKHKHLKPISIHNEEMVEMFKDKYMYFGCIDFINSIKTTATLRWHSPMLDDISGVKKWSKVSEGMIKMYSAEVLGKLPIMQHFYFSDFLPCPQGVSLPHIHGKDGNIEETHVHSTWGDCCGIQIPSAIAASVASKSSPKIHKPIPFD from the coding sequence ATGCCAGAAAAAAGACTATTATCGAGCCAAGATTTAACTATTTGGATTAATTCTAAAACAAAACAGGATTTAGTAGATTTTATTGAAACTTTAGCAAATTCAATCGTTGATTATCAAAATTCACAATTATCATTACCTTTATCCGACTCAATAAATAACGCATTCTCATTGTTGCAAGATATTAGAGACATCATCGAAAGATACCCCGTAGAATCTGATATAGAAAGCACCAAATCAAGGTTTGGTAAAGTCgaatttaaaagtttttatGATGACATTAATCAAAATTCGGAAAAGTTAATTAAGTCTCATTTTAATGGTTTAGATCCAAACCAAATACAAGAGTTATCCATTTATTTGGTAGAATCATGGGGGAATAGACAACGTATTGATTACGGTTCTGGGCATGAACTAAATTTCATATGTTTCTTATATGGTCTTACaaagtataatatattcaatttacTAGAAGATTCTACCAATTTAGtcttaaaaatttttatggaatatataaatattatgagAATAATAGAAACAAAATATTGGTTAGAACCTGCAGGGTCCCATGGTGTTTGGGGTCTAGATGATTATCATTTCTTACCTTTCCTATTTGGTGCATTTCAATTATCAAAACATAAGCATCTGAAGCCAATCTCAATTcataatgaagaaatggTTGAAATgtttaaagataaatatatgtaCTTCGGCTGCattgattttattaattcaataaagaCAACCGCTACGTTAAGATGGCATTCACCAATGTTAGATGATATTAGTGGTGTTAAAAAATGGTCCAAAGTTTCTGAGGGTATGATAAAGATGTATAGTGCTGAAGTACTAGGTAAGTTACCAATTATGcaacatttttattttagtgATTTCTTACCTTGTCCTCAAGGTGTATCACTACCGCATATCCATGGTAAAGATGGTAATATAGAAGAAACACATGTCCATTCTACTTGGGGTGATTGTTGCGGTATTCAAATACCAAGCGCTATTGCTGCATCTGTTGCTTCAAAATCTAGCCCAAAAATTCATAAGCCAATTCCCTTTGACTAG
- the DGA1 gene encoding diacylglycerol O-acyltransferase (similar to Saccharomyces cerevisiae DGA1 (YOR245C); ancestral locus Anc_8.675), with protein MASPTLSSNCTPLNTPWKQRLEGLAVMWHVTTIGLFTMLSIYLLLHPRFYFFIIPYGLYYFNDRTPANGNVVKRYSMKMRSLPIWNYYCNYFPLSLKKTTDLQPTFTEIQDPVTKTTIQSKTGPTYLFGYHPHGVGSLGAFGAFATEGCQYSEKFPGIPMSLMTLVNQFVIPFHRDYLLSLGITSVSKKNVLKTLRNNQSICIVIGGARESLVPFNEKTADIILDRRRGFIKLAIQTGNVALVPVFAFGETKAYKLVDTKTKPIIHKLQLWFKSTFGFTIPLFYARGFFNYDFGLLPFRTPIAVVVGQPVLVKEKYEVPPEELINKYHEIYETQLKKLYYENRKQYGFGDIELRIIG; from the coding sequence ATGGCATCCCCTACGTTATCATCGAACTGCACTCCCCTCAACACCCCTTGGAAACAACGATTGGAAGGCTTAGCCGTTATGTGGCATGTCACCACCATTGGGCTCTTTACAATGCTTTCCATCTATCTACTATTACATCCAAGATTCTACTTCTTTATCATCCCATATGGgttatattatttcaacGATAGAACTCCTGCAAATGGGAATGTCGTAAAGAGATATTCTATGAAAATGAGATCATTACCTATctggaattattattgcaaCTACTTTCCTCTTTCTCTTAAAAAGACAACAGATCTACAACCTACTTTTACTGAAATACAAGACCCAGTGACAAAAACTACAATTCAAAGCAAAACTGGCCCCACTTATTTATTCGGTTACCATCCGCATGGTGTAGGTTCTTTAGGTGCCTTTGGTGCCTTTGCTACTGAAGGTTGTCAATATTCAGAAAAATTTCCCGGGATACCAATGAGTTTGATGACATTGGTTAATCAATTCGTTATTCCCTTCCACAGAGATTATCTTTTATCTCTAGGTATTACTTCggtttctaaaaaaaacgTATTAAAGACTTTACGTAATAATCAATCTATCTGTATTGTTATTGGAGGTGCAAGAGAATCATTAGTTCCCTTTAACGAGAAGACGGCAGATATCATTCTTGATAGAAGGAGGGggtttattaaattagcTATCCAAACAGGCAATGTAGCACTAGTACCTGTATTTGCATTTGGTGAGACTAAAGCTTACAAACTAGTAGATACAAAGACTAAGCCAATCATTCATAAGCTTCAATTATGGTTCAAATCCACTTTTGGTTTCACAATCCCATTGTTCTATGCTAGGGGCTTTTTTAATTACGATTTTGGTTTATTACCTTTTAGAACACCAATTGCTGTCGTAGTTGGTCAGCCAGTCTTGgtgaaagaaaaatatgaagTTCCTCCTGAAGAActgattaataaatatcatGAGATTTATGAAactcaattgaaaaaattgtacTACGAAAATAGAAAACAGTATGGCTTTGGTGATATAGAATTGCGTATTATCGGATAA
- the KIP2 gene encoding Kip2p (similar to Saccharomyces cerevisiae KIP2 (YPL155C); ancestral locus Anc_8.678): MNSRRNSETESLRYNRLSSTSSMSSTSSAGSTCSISSFSSYEIEDELLNGKLAKVIEQNVPSGQTHTAADKERIKIIIRPRTHGLDNKAWSIHGNTIEHVGKKVRFQFARIVPTQENSNHDIFVRDCKPLVHRVATDCISGTIIAYGATGSGKTYTMHGTKAEGGIVQLSIRDLLTQLSKNCQITISYLEIYNERLHDLLCDGTKELRILDDSAPIACRLHGLKETTITLDDSEQSVSRVLELVAQGNRNRRVRSTQHNTGSSRSHAVLRLRITDSMGSKARVLTLCDLAGSERASVHDRGLRAEGGAINKSLMALGTVVRLLNETGPSSTHVPYRDSKLTRLLKPSLSGNGLVTMVCTVSLSGTDYEQSLGTLRFARRASGVVLGKVQDHIQEQDHIIDNDSSVAEIRELRALVEQLQLELQERDIALETKDRELRRMEMHLAKEVEGFEKLLRRKDIIIGVLQNTT, from the coding sequence ATGAATAGTCGTCGAAATAGTGAGACTGAGAGCCTCAGATACAATAGGCTCAGCAGCACTAGCAGCATGAGCAGTACTAGTAGTGCAGGGAGTACTTGCAGTATTAGCAGTTTTAGTAGTTATGAAATAGAGGACGAGTTACTGAACGGGAAACTAGCCAAGGTTATTGAACAAAATGTTCCATCGGGACAGACCCATACAGCCGCGGATAAAGAACGAATCAAGATCATTATTCGTCCCAGAACCCATGGGCTAGACAATAAGGCATGGAGTATCCACGGTAACACGATTGAGCATGTGGGCAAGAAGGTACGCTTCCAATTTGCACGTATTGTACCAACACAGGAGAATTCTAATCATGACATATTTGTTCGTGATTGCAAACCTTTAGTGCATCGTGTTGCTACAGATTGTATTAGTGGTACTATTATTGCTTACGGTGCAACAGGTTCAGGAAAGACCTATACAATGCATGGCACTAAAGCGGAGGGAGGTATTGTACAGCTTAGTATACGTGATTTACTAACTCAACTCTCTAAAAATTGTCAAATTACTATCTCATACCTGGAGATATATAATGAACGATTACATGATTTACTATGTGATGGTACTAAAGAATTACGTATCTTGGACGATTCTGCACCAATTGCATGCCGTCTTCATGGTTTAAAAGAAACTACAATAACCCTTGATGATTCAGAGCAGAGTGTATCTCGTGTGCTAGAATTAGTGGCACAAGGTAATCGTAATAGGCGTGTTCGGAGCACACAACATAATACAGGTTCTTCGCGTTCGCATGCTGTGTTGAGATTACGTATCACTGATTCAATGGGCAGCAAAGCACGAGTATTGACCCTATGCGATCTTGCTGGTAGTGAAAGGGCTTCTGTACATGATCGTGGCTTACGTGCAGAAGGTGGCgctattaataaatcattaatgGCCTTAGGGACTGTAGTTCGTCTTTTGAATGAAACTGGTCCCTCTTCTACTCATGTACCATATCGTGATTCAAAACTAACGAGGCTTCTCAAGCCAAGTTTGAGTGGTAATGGCCTGGTCACCATGGTTTGTACTGTAAGTTTATCTGGTACAGATTACGAACAGAGTCTTGGCACATTACGATTTGCTAGACGTGCATCTGGAGTTGTTCTTGGAAAAGTTCAAGATCATATCCAAGAGCAAGATCATATAATAGATAATGACTCATCCGTTGCAGAGATACGCGAACTTAGAGCACTAGTAGAACAATTACAACTAGAATTACAAGAGCGCGATATTGCTTTAGAAACGAAGGACCGTGAATTAAGACGAATGGAAATGCATTTAGCCAAAGAAGTGGAAGGGTTTGAGAAATTACTTCGACGTAAAGATATTATCATTGGCGTATTACAGAACACTACCTAA
- the NDC1 gene encoding Ndc1p (similar to Saccharomyces cerevisiae NDC1 (YML031W); ancestral locus Anc_5.574): protein MLEKPIPLSSAYCYNTIFTDVLRKRFNNLGTRLLLVLSILGSMVITLFSKTTSVWYEFLIKLPVRIISLYVCSLILIITRKNYIRIESYNGKNWNPIRSIYYEFISKRNIIYQVIYIIDNLLLTFVFKDLVSIKNLISGFHDNFLFWYYMAFLLPVAYNIMHNLIDIDYLKFDHQLTNEKPQQFIRKNLLDQVIIRSIKFLIVMMVFIEPLNQIVLRWVDYKSNRLSWKLIIIINAMVLVMSLILNSINLLFNSHMMMGCLYKNIPISNLSSTPMETLINGLQSEKKFTKLTAFQELSFRCNHADIKYRRPIYETRYKNGHIWNIILNECFKVLNESNDGVVKYMEMIEEKLSLKDAYDNSLMTLNRRSRFEDDGTEGKMLFGNHPDPATRHRRKRRIKRRKQYDSMIPDDMGKVSLNADDSQTYKLFKNEKFLRKQYSLMKKNRVQNYLRDQNSINGPILTRKLYVVEKLQDFVQELREFLSGLLYTDSSNHTLRNGRKSNMTIIEAWLLNKKRESDKLIPTYQINYHIILSLNGILNKAINEDPKGRIISTVGEILKIFERSIVKLGKFTEWEMGEEESTKIVHQIDNVFVIYELIIDSFLEIILNYNEILNDVYLDREVIRLGRWVLDMCN, encoded by the coding sequence ATGTTAGAGAAACCAATCCCATTGAGCTCTGCTTATTGTTATAATACAATCTTTACTGATGTATTGagaaaaagatttaacaATCTAGGAACTAGACTGTTATTAGTGCTATCTATCTTAGGTAGCATGGTAATCACTCTCTTTTCAAAAACTACATCGGTATGGTATgaatttctaataaaattaccggttagaattatttctcTTTATGTCTGcagtttaattttaatcatTACGAGGAAAAATTACATTCGTATTGAGAGTTATAATGGAAAGAATTGGAATCCGATCCGATCAATTTATTACgaatttatttctaaaagaaatattatttatcaagtgatctatattattgataatcTTTTATTGACTTTTGTATTCAAAGATTTGGTATCaattaagaatttaatttcagGGTTCCATGATAACTTTTTATTCTGGTATTATATGGCATTTCTTTTACCTGTTGCTTATAATATAATgcataatttaattgatattgattatttaaaatttgatcaCCAGTTAACGAACGAAAAACCTCAACAATTTATTAGGAAAAACTTACTTGATCAAGTAATCATTCGCAGTATTAAATTTCTAATCGTAATGATGGTTTTTATTGAACCATTGAATCAAATAGTTTTAAGATGGGTGGATTATAAATCGAATCGTCTATCTTGGAAACTTATAATTATCATAAATGCAATGGTTTTAGTTATGAGCTTGATTTTGAACAGTATTAATTTGCTATTCAATTCACATATGATGATGGGATgcttatataaaaatatcccAATCTCTAATTTATCTTCCACACCAATGGAAACATTAATTAATGGATTACAGAGTGAAAAGAAGTTTACTAAGTTGACGGCATTCCAAGAACTATCGTTCCGTTGTAACCATGCAGATATCAAATATAGAAGGCCAATATATGAAACACGCTATAAGAATGGACACATTTGGAATATCATTTTGAATGAAtgttttaaagttttaaatgaaaGTAATGATGGAGTAGTCAAATATATGGAAATGATAGAAGAGAAATTAAGTCTAAAAGATGCATATGATAACAGTTTGATGACCTTAAATCGTCGTTCACGCTTTGAAGATGATGGAACAGAAGGAAAGATGCTATTTGGGAACCACCCAGATCCTGCTACTAGACATAGGAGAAagagaagaattaaaagacGTAAACAATATGATTCTATGATTCCTGATGATATGGGCAAAGTATCTTTAAATGCAGATGATAGTCAAACATACAAGTTGTTcaagaatgaaaaatttttaagaaaacaATACAGcttgatgaagaagaatagGGTTCAGAACTATTTACGTGATCAAAATTCCATTAACGGGCCCATTCTTACTCGAAAATTGTACGTAGTGGAAAAGCTACAAGATTTTGTCCAAGAGCTTCGTGAGTTTTTAAGTGGATTATTATATACAGATAGTAGTAATCATACTCTAAGGAATGGTAGAAAGAGTAATATGACTATTATTGAAGCATGGCTATTAAATAAGAAGCGTGAAAGTGATAAGTTAATTCCAACAtatcaaattaattatcATATCATTTTGTCTTTGAATGGGATACTGAATAAGGCCATTAACGAAGATCCAAAAGGGCGTATAATATCTACAGTGGgagaaattttaaagatttttgaAAGGAGTATCGTGAAATTGGGTAAGTTTACAGAATGGGAGATGGGAGAAGAAGAGAGCACAAAAATTGTTCATCAAATTGATAATGTCTTCGTGATATATGAATTAATTATCGATTcatttttggaaataattttgaattataatgaaattctTAATGATGTGTATTTAGACCGCGAAGTGATCCGTTTGGGTCGTTGGGTCCTTGATATGTGTAACTAG
- the RAD52 gene encoding recombinase RAD52 (similar to Saccharomyces cerevisiae RAD52 (YML032C); ancestral locus Anc_5.575) translates to MEEKKPFITFDEDIQTKLDKKLGPEYISKRVGYGTSRVAYIEGWRAINLANQIFGYSGWSTEVKTVTIDFLDERQGRFSIGCTAIVRVTLANGTYREDIGYGIVDNEKKAAAFERAKKSAVTDALKRALRAFGNALGNCLYDKDFLARIDKVKFDPPDFDEGNLFRPSDEISEISRSNTVEQMNDLNGPPLKKRQLTKVEPVSRPSPLQNNSGINKPADQFTKPTIMNSTTNPHQKPQTNSPQNNNSKSIPQQIPANSVSSKQNIPSNLPTKTEPLTKQEHEDLLDDSLIFSDDFQDDDLINMGGKPSSPPQNSTNQSLGNLVNSALIQDDPVAFVTAKAAPTIQNGKTSNISKDILFDPKFKAQSIKHTLDQTTSTPVPHSILKENGIDKNVRSDSYERYASKGKQLSDDVDNTSSAQNNLSTETVKSNSLSIPNNNTHPSQSPQTPSRTTMTTAPQYNSINQFQKPNNSSRFAPSAAPIHPNTQSKPLNNFPIKPMRREVGRPKILPSNFRKPDNNNGP, encoded by the coding sequence ATGGAAGAGAAGAAACCATTTATTACCTTTGATGAGGATATTCAGACCAAATTGGACAAGAAACTTGGTCCAGAATATATATCAAAACGTGTTGGCTATGGTACTAGTAGAGTAGCTTACATTGAAGGTTGGAGGGCAATCAACTTGgcaaatcaaatatttggCTATTCAGGCTGGTCTACTGAAGTTAAAACTGTTACTATTGATTTTCTCGATGAACGCCAAGGTAGATTCAGTATCGGATGCACTGCCATTGTTCGTGTCACTTTAGCAAATGGAACTTATCGTGAAGATATTGGCTATGGTATTGTCGATAACGAAAAGAAAGCTGCTGCATTTGAAAGAGCTAAGAAATCAGCAGTGACGGATGCTTTAAAAAGAGCTCTCAGGGCATTTGGTAACGCATTGGGTAACTGTCTATATGATAAAGATTTTCTCGCTAGAATTGATAAAGTCAAATTTGATCCTCCTGATTTCGATGAAGGCAATCTATTTAGACCTTCTGATGAGATTAGTGAGATATCCAGGTCAAACACTGTAGAACAAATGAATGATTTAAATGGACCTCCACTTAAAAAACGACAACTAACAAAAGTAGAACCAGTCTCGAGACCATCACCgttacaaaataattctgGAATCAACAAACCAGCAGATCAGTTTACAAAACCAACAATAATGAACTCTACTACTAACCCACACCAGAAACCTCAAACAAATTCTCCACAAAACaataattccaaatcaATACCTCAACAGATACCAGCCAACAGTGTTAGCTCCAAACAGAACATACCTTCTAATTTACCTACAAAGACTGAACCATTAACTAAACAAGAACACGAAGATCTTTTGGAtgattctttaatatttagtGATGATTTTCAGgatgatgatttaattaatatggGTGGCAAACCCTCATCACCACCTCAAAACTCTACTAACCAGAGTTTAGGAAATTTAGTAAATTCTGCATTGATCCAAGATGATCCAGTGGCGTTTGTTACCGCCAAGGCAGCTCCAACTATACAGAATGGGAAAACAAGTAATATATCTAAAGATATTCTATTCGATCCCAAATTCAAGGCACAATCTATTAAGCATACACTTGATCAAACGACATCAACTCCCGTGCCACACAGCATCCTAAAGGAGAATGGAATTGACAAAAATGTAAGATCAGATTCTTATGAGAGATATGCATCAAAAGGTAAACAATTATCAGATGATGTTGATAATACATCTTCAGCTCAAAATAATCTTAGTACCGAGACGGTAAAAAGTAATTCACTATCTATCCCAAATAACAATACCCACCCTTCTCAGTCACCACAGACACCATCACGCACAACGATGACCACAGCTCCACAATACAATAGTATCAATCAATTCCAAAAGcctaataattcttctagATTTGCACCATCAGCAGCACCAATTCATCCAAACACTCAATCTAAaccattaaataatttcccCATAAAACCTATGAGGAGAGAAGTTGGGAGGCCTAAAATATTACCATCTAATTTCCGTAAAccagataataataatggtcCTTAA